A stretch of Palaemon carinicauda isolate YSFRI2023 chromosome 34, ASM3689809v2, whole genome shotgun sequence DNA encodes these proteins:
- the LOC137626932 gene encoding uncharacterized protein, whose product MQRFDSHMICFDLKKAFLMIGLKKEDQNRLLFLWYRNILKGDFTVVGYRNKRLSFGLRPSPCHLMLALFKILILDVESDNKEMVNLKKSLYNTIYMDNGSYSCNSAKALYEAYYCLPNIFGPYKFELQQFVTNDAELQEIIDRDYDSETPKEEKLLGMVWDREADTLGPGKIFLDTQASTKRSILSALNSIYDIFNIYGPILNRARLFLKKLQEDKTITWDSPLSETLKREWTLIGKQVNSTPKVVIPRFLGRRDGTYKLVAFSDASKDIYGTVVYIVNVFNGNKSFLTAKSRVVNKQLEKKTIPVIEFQALGLATETVISLFQELAGQSVITPIKIVSMAIYSDSMVALNWLYSYTYKYDKLQKKGVFIQNRLKAIGDLCQVFPITFSFVNAYDNPADYISRCVSYRRLQKTAYHGGPEFLKKLHKNEVQFSFKVPNPLEKRDEVPGPEREDTSLITVSTDSESKENNKKDINSIEHLIPLTKFSSFHKLATVHRMVLKFIKTIREKLTNKGIDVHWGNCVKEKNLYALACRQIIGKEQENNFPEVCEFFKKSHTLKRNIPNLVTQMNIFQSKDTLLRIRSKFGRNEQIFFPVLLPKHSLLTKLLIRDMHVSLGHAGVYSILAQLRKQFWIIHFYSTVKKVLRECITCRRLNERPIKANQSAYRDFRSNPPPIPYRYIFIDYIGPYTVIWNGERKKIWLLCVTCLWSRAINLKICLSADTRDFLKAFQLHIYEFGIPEFCISDLGSQLTAGSRIIGTFLNDFETHAFFEENDIKPLKFEHYAKGYDLVSVNIIPELQNSSSDDTNWVPGSSAIDDVKDNYYKLRQARNRLVEAYHSEFLATLINQAVDKRDRYRPINHKTLAVGDIVLLKEDASKPSTYPLGIVKKTEVNHLGEVKAARVLKGKSREVVYRTTDSLILLLPKEGFHTVVEVETELPIDQLKVRERSKRAAALESMRNTELLVQEGLV is encoded by the exons ATGCAGAGATTTGACTCCCATATGATTTGTTTTGACTTGAAAAAGGCATTTTTGATGATAGGACTCAAGAAAGAGGATCAGAATAGATTGTTGTTCTTATGGTATCGAAATATTCTTAAGGGTGACTTTACTGTTGTGGGCTATAGGAACAAGCGTTTAAGTTTTGGCCTAAGGCCTAGCCCTTGTCATCTCATGCTAGCTTTGTTCAAGATCTTGATATTGGATGTCGAGAGTGACAACAAGGAAATGGTTAACTTAAAGAAATCGCTGTATAATACCATTTACATGGACAATGGGTCATATTCGTGTAACTCTGCCAAGGCTTTATATGAAGCGTACTACTGTCTCCCTAATATCTTTGGACCATACAAATTTGAATTGCAACAATTCGTAACAAACGATGCAGAACTGCAAGAAATAATTGACCGAGATTATGATAGTGAAACACCCAAAGAGGAAAAGTTGCTCGGCATGGTTTGGGATAGGGAAGCAGACACACTAGGCCCTGGTAAGATTTTCCTCGATACGCAAGCTAGCACAAAGAGGTCAATTTTGTCAGCATTGAATAGTatctatgatatatttaatatctatggaCCAATCTTGAACAGGGCCAGGCTGtttcttaaaaagcttcaagaagacAAGACTATCACATGGGATAGCCCTCTCTCAGAAACATTAAAAAGGGAATGGACACTTATTGGAAAACAGGTGAATTCTACTCCTAAAGTAGTAATTCCTAGATTCCTGGGTAGGAGAGATGGTACTTATAAACTAGTagcattttcagatgcaagtaaggataTTTATGGAACTGTGGTGTATATTGTAAATGTCTTCAATGGTAATAAAAGTTTTTTGACAGCCAAGAGCAGGGTCGTTAACAAACAGTTAGAGAAGAAAACCATTCCTGTAATTGAATTTCAAGCTTTGGGACTAGCCACAGAGACTGTAATCAGTTTATTTCAAGAACTTGCTGGTCAATCAGTCATTACTCCAATCAAAATTGTGAGCATGGCGATATATTCAGACAGTATGGTTGCTCTTAATTGGCTTtactcttatacatataaatatgataaattgcagaagaaaggagtttttattcaaaataggttgaaagctataggtgacttgtgccaagttttcccaataacattttcatttgtgaATGCATATGATAATCCTGCAGATTATATTAGTAGATGTGTCTCATACAGGAGACTTCAGAAGACTGCGTATCATGGTGGACCCGAGTTTCTTAAGAAACTTCATAAAAATGAGGTTCAGTTTAGTTTCAAGGTGCCAAACCCCCTTGAAAAGAGAGATGAAGTACCTGGCCCTGAAAGGGAAGATACTTCCTTAATCACTGTCTCAACAGAttctgaaagtaaagaaaataacaagaaagacATCAATAGCATTGAACACTTGATACCCCTGACTAAGTTTTCCAGTTTCCATAAGCTAGCAACTGTTCATAGGATGGTGTTGAAATTCATCAAAACCATCagagaaaaactaacaaataaaggaATCGACGTTCATTGGGGAAATTGTGTCAAGGAGAAAAATCTTTATGCTTTAGCATGTAGGCAGATAATAGGtaaagaacaggaaaataacttcccagaagtttgtgaattcttcaagaaaagtcatacattaaaaagaaacattcCCAATTTGGTAACTCAAATGAATATTTTCCAGAGCAAAGACACTTTGCTAAGAATCCGGAGTAAATTCGGAAGAAACGAACAGATTTTCTTTCCTGTGCTGTTACCTAAGCATAGTTTGCTAACTAAATTGCTTATTCGTGATATGCATGTTAGTCTAGGACACGCTGGTGTGTATTCGATCTTGGCTCAGTTACGTAAGCAATTTTGGATAATCCACTTTTATTCCACAGTAAAGAAGGTACTTAGAGAATGTATAACTTGTAGAAGGCTTAATGAGAGACCAATCAAAGCAAATCAGAGTGCCTATAGGGATTTTCGGAGCAATCCACCACCTATTCCATACaggtatattttcatagattacatCGGTCCTTATACAGTAATATGGAATGGTGAAAGGAAGAAGATTTGGTTATTATGCGTGACATGTTTGTGGAGTCGTGCCATCAACTTGaagatatgtttatctgctgatacTCGAGACTTTCTCAAGGCCTTCCAACTACACATATATGAGTTTGGCATCCCGGAATTTTGCATATCTGATTTGGGATCCCAGCTAACTGCTGGTAGTAGAATCATTGGAACCTTTCTCAACGATTTTGAAACGCATGCCTTCTTTGAAGAAAATGACATTAAGCCCCTGAAGTTCGAGCATTATGCCAAAG GCTATGATCTggtatcagtgaacattattcCCGAGTTGCAGAATTCTTCTTCAGATGACACCAATTGGGTGCCTGGTAGTAGTGCTATTGATGATGTTAAGGATAATTACTATAAGCTTAGACAAGCTAGAAACAGACTAGTTGAGGCATATCATTCAGAATTTCTTGCAACTCTCATTAATCAAGCAGTAGATAAAAGGGATCGTTACAGACCTATCAATCATAAAACCTTGGCTGTTGgagatattgttctgttaaaagaggATGCAAGCAAACCAAGTACTTATCCACTTGGTATAGTAAAGAAGACAGAAGTAAATCACCTAGGGGAAGTAAAAGCAGCTCGTGTGCTTAAGGGTAAGTCTCGTGAAGTTGTGTACAGGACAACAGATTCACTCATTTTGCTTCTTCCTAAAGAAGGATTTCATACTGTTGTTGAAGTTGAAACTGAATTACCTATTGATCaattaaaagtcagagagagaagTAAACGGGCCGCTGCACTTGAATCTATGAGAAACACAGAACTCTTGGTTCAAGAGGGCCTAGTATAA
- the LOC137626933 gene encoding uncharacterized protein produces MSEDILKKRRSYARQRVTKIYNTVQSNLEGLSDQDRLLYIHRLEQLEKELLGLDQEILNYVIDKEDESSIEQKIFTDEDYQKKIMSALLSLQRQQASSLETVTTPTPVVNLKNKLRMPQVPFPEYDNTKGQCLVKFFYEFEKLTDKQNWSNHLKFMYLRNQLSKSPKALVDSLDIDNQSYDEAKKLLLQAFATPLTQKYDAIKKLVELKLTLSGDPYAFVASMKTIMNAFKKLDVKVDDVLQYFIWHGLNDRFQSLLIQITNESKPSLSEIESNIFEAVERYNRTNERNFEQKEKTRTKNIESSTTLATKVSVSPKYKSCILCTKDGKQDTAHLLVNCPVFANPKMKVEKLKELNACVRCGYHNHVTRQCKFKFTQRCRNCSGWHFTYLCVAKERLNSSSTKASDSSNTESTETSMHTSGKKPEPKHTLNSLTLAEIHQNVTGGAAILPTFTCSVAEEDNVVRVLRDCGSQRNFICDKHVNHMKFPVLAKNVHMTIHGFNSTRDLVTDIVNVPLKLGRAWHSIEAVVVPSIDIELKLEGLNVIVKEFQDRHYILADKFLSGSVDTIGNIGLILGNDADFLLSLTTHKFGLSNPSVYLDTPVGVMLTGNINRMMKNLDYLPNINIGNSSHTAVSTQGNTLCMVGESAKTNRLLQFLDKHIFLAVSQSELRDDDVDLISNRSLASIKVQEVNTNSTYAIFNKKGKLKQSELIKATEEMLEKQCIEYLDYEKSQLSEDDTETNKKLVKYVLDSTERDEEGRLVMPLMWNNKISHLLGKNFSLSRMILKSNLTRMKNKPEHLKMVNDLFKEQQNLGIIEKIEDINSFINEHPEASFLPHMPVFKMARDTTKCRVVFLSNLCEKNKSAKSTYSHNQCMLPGPCLNHKITTSLIMQRFDSHMICFDLKKAFLMIGLKEEDQNRLLFLWYRNILKGDFTVVGYRNKRLSFGLRPSPCHLMLALFKILILDVESDNKEMVNLKKSLYNTIYMDNGSYSCNSAKALYEAYYCLPNIFGPYKFELQQFVTNDAELQEIIDRDYDSETPKEEKLLGMVWDREADTLGPGKIFLDTQASTKRSILSALNSIYDIFNIYGPILNRARLFLKKLQEDKTITWDSPLSEPLKREWTLIGKQLNSTPKVVIPRFLGRRDGTYKLVAFSDASKDIYGTVVYIVNVFNGNKSFLTAKSRVVNKQLEKKTIPVIEFQALGLATETVISLFQELAGQSVITPIKIVSMAIYSDSMVALNWLYSYTYKYDKLQKKGVFIQNRLKAIGDLCQVFPITFSFVNAYDNPADYISRCVSYRRLQKTAYHGGPEFLKKLHKNEVQFSFKVPNPLEKRDEVPGPEREDTSLITVSTDSESKENNKKDINSIEHLIPLTKFSSFHKLATVHRMVLKFIKTIREKLTNKGIDVHWGNCVKEKNLYALACRQIIGKEQENNFPEVCEFFKKSHTLKRNIPNLVTQMNIFQSKDTLLRIRSKFGRNEQIFFPVLLPKHSLLTKLLIRDMHVSLGHAGVYSILAQLRKQFWIIHFYSTVKKVLRECITCRRLNERPIKANQSAYRDFRSNPPPIPYRYIFIDYIGPYTVIWNGERKKIWLLCVTCLWSRAINLKICLSADTRDFLKAFQLHIYEFGIPEFCISDLGSQLTAGSRIIGTFLNDFETHAFFEENDIKPLKFEHYAKGYDLVSVNIIPELQNSSSDDTNWVPGSSAIDDVKDNYYKLRQARNRLVEAYHSEFLATLINQAVDKRDRYRPINHKTLAVGDIVLLKEDASKPSTYPLGIVKKTEVNHLGEVKAARVLKGKSREVVYRTTDSLILLLPKEGFHTVVEVETELPIDQLKVRERSKRAAALESMRNTELLVQEGLV; encoded by the exons aTGTCTGAGGATATATTGAAGAAACGGCGTTCTTACGCTCGGCAAAGAGTAACAAAGATATATAATACAGTTCAATCGAATCTCGAAGGATTGTCTGACCAAGATAGACTTTTGTATATTCACAGACTTGAACAGTTAGAAAAAGAACTGTTAGGGTTAGACCAGGAAATATTGAACTATGTCATAGATAAGGAAGACGAAAGCTCCATTGAACAAAAGATTTTCACAGATGAAGACTACCAGAAAAAGATAATGTCGGCTTTATTAAGTTTACAAAGGCAACAGGCTTCTAGTTTAGAAACTGTAACCACGCCTACCCCGGTAGTTAACCTTAAGAATAAGTTAAGGATGCCTCAAGTTCCTTTCCCTGAATATGACAACACCAAGGGTCAGTGTTTAGTAAAGttcttttatgaatttgaaaaattgactGACAAACAAAATTGGTCAAATCACTTGAAGTTTATGTATCTACGAAATCAGTTGTCAAAGTCTCCAAAGGCACTTGTGGATTCTCTTGATATTGATAACCAGTCATATGACGAGGCAAAGAAATTATTATTGCAAGCATTTGCAACTccattaacacaaaaatatgatGCAATTAAGAAACTTGTAGAATTGAAGTTAACTTTATCAGGTGATCCATATGCCTTTGTAGCCTCGATGAAAACTATTATGAATGCATTCAAAAAGCTTGACGTCAAAGTTGACGATGTTCTCCAGTACTTCATATGGCATGGTCTTAATGATCGCTTTCAATCTTTACTAATTCAGATAACAAATGAAAGCAAACCCTCATTAAGTGAAATTGAAAGTAACATATTTGAGGCTGTTGAGAGGTATAACAGAACGAATGAAAGAAATTTTGAGCAAAAGGAGAAAACTAGGACTAAGAATATAGAATCAAGCACAACTCTCGCAACCAAAGTTAGTGTTAGCCCTAAATATAAGTCATGTATCCTATGTACAAAGGATGGTAAGCAAGATACCGCACATTTGCTAGTAAATTGCCCAGTTTTTGCGAATCCTAAAATGAAAGTAGAGAAACTTAAAGAGCTGAATGCTTGTGTTAGGTGTGGCTATCATAATCATGTGACTCGTCAGTGTAAATTCAAGTTTACCCAAAGGTGTAGAAATTGCAGTGGATGGCATTTTACATACCTGTGTGTTGCTAAGGAGAGGCTTAATAGTTCCAGTACTAAAGCTTCTGATTCTAGTAATACTGAATCCACTGAAACCTCTATGCATACTAGTGGGAAAAAGCCAGAACCGAAGCATACTTTAAATAGCCTCACATTAGCTGAAATTCATCAAAATGTTACTGGTGGTGCTGCAATTTTACCAACTTTTACATGTTCTGTGGCTGAAGAAGATAATGTGGTTCGAGTTTTACGAGATTGTGGTAGCCAGAGAAATTTTATTTGTGATAAGCATGTAAACCATATGAAGTTCCCTGTCTTAGCAAAAAACGTCCATATGACTATTCATGGTTTTAATTCTACTAGGGACCTTGTAACTGATATTGTTAATGTACCTCTCAAGTTAGGTAGGGCATGGCATTCCATCGAAGCAGTCGTTGTACCCAGTATTGATATAGAGTTGAAACTGGAGGGCTTAAATgtcattgttaaagaatttcaagataGACATTACATTTTAGCAGATAAGTTTCTTAGTGGTAGTGTAGACACTATTGGTAACATTGGTCTTATCTTGGGAAATGATGCTGACTTTTTGCTGTCGCTAACTACACACAAGTTTGGATTAAGCAATCCCTCTGTGTATCTTGACACTCCAGTTGGTGTCATGCTCACAGGTAATATTAACAGAATGATGAAAAACTTGGATTATTTACCTAACATTAATATTGGAAATAGTTCACATACTGCGGTTAGCACTCAAGGAAACACACTTTGTATGGTAGGGGAATCTGCCAAGACTAATAGACTATTACAATTCCTCGATAAACATATCTTTTTGGCAGTCTCTCAGTCTGAACTTCGAGATGACGATGTTGACTTGATATCCAACAGATCACTGGCGAGTATCAAAGTTCAAGAAGTCAACACTAATTCCACCTATGCTATTTTTAACAAAAAGGGTAAGCTAAAGCAGTCTGAATTGATTAAAGCTACGGAAGAAATGCTTGAAAAGCAATGCATTGAAtatctggactatgaaaaatcccagCTATCTGAAGATGACACAGAAACCAATAAAAAGCTAGTAAAGTATGTTCTTGATAGTACAGAACGAGATGAAGAGGGTAGACTAGTAATGCCACTGATGTGGAACAACAAGATATCCCATTTGTTAGGTAAGAACTTCAGTTTATCCCGGATGATACTGAAGTCTAATTTAACACGTATGAAGAATAAACCTGAGCATTTAAAGATGGTTAATGATTTATTTAAAGAACAACAAAATCTGGGAATCATAGagaaaattgaagatattaattcttttataaatgaacatCCAGAAGCTAGTTTCTTGCCTCATATGCCTGTGTTCAAAATGGCCAGAGACACGACTAAGTGTCGAGTCGTGTTTCTGTCTAACTTGTGTGAGAAAAACAAATCTGCGAAGAGCACTTATAGTCACAATCAGTGTATGCTTCCAGGCCCTTGTCTGAATCACAAAATTACAACTTCTCTGATTATGCAGAGATTTGACTCCCATATGATTTGTTTTGACTTGAAAAAGGCATTTTTGATGATAGGACTCAAGGAAGAGGATCAGAATAGATTGTTGTTCTTATGGTATCGAAATATTCTTAAGGGTGACTTTACTGTTGTGGGCTATAGGAACAAGCGTTTAAGTTTTGGCCTAAGGCCTAGCCCTTGTCATCTCATGCTAGCTTTGTTCAAGATCTTGATATTGGATGTCGAGAGTGACAACAAGGAAATGGTTAACTTAAAGAAATCGCTGTATAATACCATTTACATGGACAATGGGTCATATTCGTGTAACTCTGCCAAGGCTTTATATGAAGCGTACTACTGTCTCCCTAATATCTTTGGACCATACAAATTTGAATTGCAACAATTCGTAACAAACGATGCAGAACTGCAAGAAATAATTGACCGAGATTATGATAGTGAAACACCCAAAGAGGAAAAGTTGCTCGGCATGGTTTGGGATAGGGAAGCAGACACACTAGGCCCTGGTAAGATTTTCCTCGATACGCAAGCTAGCACAAAGAGGTCAATTTTGTCAGCATTGAATAGTatctatgatatatttaatatctatggaCCAATCTTGAACAGGGCCAGGCTGtttcttaaaaagcttcaagaagacAAGACTATCACATGGGATAGCCCTCTCTCAGAACCATTAAAAAGGGAATGGACACTTATTGGAAAACAGTTGAATTCTACTCCTAAAGTAGTAATTCCTAGATTCCTGGGTAGGAGAGATGGTACTTATAAACTAGTagcattttcagatgcaagtaaggataTTTATGGAACTGTGGTGTATATTGTAAATGTCTTCAATGGTAATAAAAGTTTTTTGACAGCCAAGAGCAGGGTCGTTAACAAACAGTTAGAGAAGAAAACCATTCCTGTAATTGAATTTCAAGCTTTGGGACTAGCCACAGAGACTGTAATCAGTTTATTTCAAGAACTTGCTGGTCAATCAGTCATTACTCCAATCAAAATTGTGAGCATGGCGATATATTCAGACAGTATGGTTGCTCTTAATTGGCTTtactcttatacatataaatatgataaattgcagaagaaaggagtttttattcaaaataggttgaaagctataggtgacttgtgccaagttttcccaataacattttcatttgtgaATGCATATGATAATCCTGCAGATTATATTAGTAGATGTGTCTCATACAGGAGACTTCAGAAGACTGCGTATCATGGTGGACCCGAGTTTCTTAAGAAACTTCATAAAAATGAGGTTCAGTTTAGTTTCAAGGTGCCAAACCCCCTTGAAAAGAGAGATGAAGTACCTGGCCCTGAAAGGGAAGATACTTCCTTAATCACTGTCTCAACAGAttctgaaagtaaagaaaataacaagaaagacATCAATAGCATTGAACACTTGATACCCCTGACTAAGTTTTCCAGTTTCCATAAGCTAGCAACTGTTCATAGGATGGTGTTGAAATTCATCAAAACCATCagagaaaaactaacaaataaaggaATCGACGTTCATTGGGGAAATTGTGTCAAGGAGAAAAATCTTTATGCTTTAGCATGTAGGCAGATAATAGGtaaagaacaggaaaataacttcccagaagtttgtgaattcttcaagaaaagtcatacattaaaaagaaacattcCCAATTTGGTAACTCAAATGAATATTTTCCAGAGCAAAGACACTTTGCTAAGAATCCGGAGTAAATTCGGAAGAAACGAACAGATTTTCTTTCCTGTGCTGTTACCTAAGCATAGTTTGCTAACTAAATTGCTTATTCGTGATATGCATGTTAGTCTAGGACACGCTGGTGTGTATTCGATCTTGGCTCAGTTACGTAAGCAATTTTGGATAATCCACTTTTATTCCACAGTAAAGAAGGTACTTAGAGAATGTATAACTTGTAGAAGGCTTAATGAGAGACCAATCAAAGCAAATCAGAGTGCCTATAGGGATTTTCGGAGCAATCCACCACCTATTCCATACaggtatattttcatagattacatCGGTCCTTATACAGTAATATGGAATGGTGAAAGGAAGAAGATTTGGTTATTATGCGTGACATGTTTGTGGAGTCGTGCCATCAACTTGaagatatgtttatctgctgatacTCGAGACTTTCTCAAGGCCTTCCAACTACACATATATGAGTTTGGCATCCCGGAATTTTGCATATCTGATTTGGGATCCCAGCTAACTGCTGGTAGTAGAATCATTGGAACCTTTCTCAACGATTTTGAAACGCATGCCTTCTTTGAAGAAAATGACATTAAGCCCCTGAAGTTCGAGCATTATGCCAAAG GCTATGATCTggtatcagtgaacattattcCCGAGTTACAGAATTCTTCTTCAGATGACACCAATTGGGTGCCTGGTAGTAGTGCTATTGATGATGTTAAGGATAATTACTATAAGCTTAGACAAGCTAGAAACAGACTAGTTGAGGCATATCATTCAGAATTTCTTGCAACTCTCATTAATCAAGCAGTAGATAAAAGGGATCGTTACAGACCTATCAATCATAAAACCTTGGCTGTTGgagatattgttctgttaaaagaggATGCAAGCAAACCAAGTACTTATCCACTTGGTATAGTAAAGAAGACAGAAGTAAATCACCTAGGGGAAGTAAAAGCAGCTCGTGTGCTTAAGGGTAAGTCTCGTGAAGTTGTGTACAGGACAACAGATTCACTCATTTTGCTTCTTCCTAAAGAAGGATTTCATACTGTTGTTGAAGTTGAAACTGAATTACCTATTGATCaattaaaagtcagagagagaagTAAACGGGCCGCTGCACTTGAATCTATGAGAAACACAGAACTCTTGGTTCAAGAGGGCCTAGTATAA